Within Quercus lobata isolate SW786 chromosome 5, ValleyOak3.0 Primary Assembly, whole genome shotgun sequence, the genomic segment gatTTGAGATTGTTTTGTGAGTAATATTTACAAGgatgttctaaattttttgttctttggttACAATAATGTATAGGATTTTTTAGAGTTTTCATctgaaactaattttttttttctaccatcctaatttttcaaaaactggCTTATAGTCTTATCTAATAAGACTATAAGCCAGTTTCTTGTGTTTTGAATACTTTATCtacggccaaaatggccaaatatcaCTGTTTACcgaaatatatattaatttaccactgtttcggaaatatgtaaggatttaccattttttggatactcaagttccatgaacttgagttctttgaaaaaatagcattcaaatttgttggaaaatttttgatggaactcgagttcatggaacttgagtaccataaaaaattttcaaaatttttctatgGAACTCAAGTACCATGGAAAACTCGAGTTCTCCAAACTCAAGTACCCAAAAAGTGGTAGATCcctacatattttagaaatagtGGTAGATTTGGTAAACAATACTATTGTGCCATTTTGGCCTTCTTCTATATATatgacaggaaaaaaaaaaaaaaaaaaagatgcttcTTGTTTGGATCTGTGTATGATTTTGATAACAGTGTGAATGTTTGATTAGTGTCTAGTTTCAGATTATTGTGTTGCTTTTTGGGTAATGTGTTTGACAACCAAGAAAGTGCGAGAATACAAAAgagatttagaatttaaaaaaaaaaaatcaattaattttttcagaatttgttttttgttttaatttgacatggccttttctttttcattaatattcttatgtggcttttttatttttggagaaactgacttttttaatattaattatattattttatattattaacatTAGATGAGGGAGTTACAAACCTAGAGTTGGAGAAGAAGATGAGGGATGTgaggacattttttttttatataaaaaaaaaaaaaaagagactgaATTCTCATTCAAAGGAGAAAAACCAAATACAATGAGCAACAAACACACTAGCAATAAGCATAACAGTAACAACATAgaccaaaaacaaagaaacccTGACTAGACTGATCCCTCTAATCTAAGAAGGTCAAACAAAAATATGGGATCTCACTCCtccaaatagatttttttttctagtttttttggCTTGTTGGGCGAGTTTGTGggttattttgttgttgttcctGTCAATGCGTTTGACGTTAACCTCTTGAAAGTTGCTACATCCCTGCCCAATACCCTTTATAATGTGGCCAACAACCCCCCTAACATCCATGGCTTCAACAGCTTGGATAGTCAGGAGGGAGTCATCCTCTATAATAATTTTCTCCGAGCCAAGTTCTTTAGCCAAAACTAAGCCTTGTTCAACTGTGATTGCCTCATTTTCCTCAACAGAGTATCTTCTTAGAAGGGGCATAGACACAGCAGCTATCACTCTACTATTCCAATCTCAAATTATCATTCCCACCCCAAATTGTCCATTGGTCAAAGGGATGGCTCCATccatattaatataataaaagccCTCTAGAGGAGGTTCCCATTGTTGCTTCTTGTTCACTTTGTGCTTTGCCTCCAAGCCATTTACATCTTTGTAGTCATCAATCATACGAACTGCAAACCCCCAAATATGAGCTTCTGGTACTCCATGTTCCTCATAAATTACTTGGTTCCTATTCAACCAAATCCTCCAAGCCACTCCAAAAAACTTCTCTAGATCCCTTTGGGTTCCTTGGTGGAATATTTCAATGGCCAGATCTGAAACATCCCTATTGATATCCATCAGGCTAATGGGGCAGTCCTCCCACATCTTCCACACACCACTAGCTATATCACATTTAAAAATGGCATGCTCAACAGATTCTACATCATCTTTACAGAATGGGTAGATAGGTTCTACTTGGACTCCACTTTTACTTAAATTTAGCATTGTGGGGATTGCATCCAAACATAGcctccaaacaaaaattcttacCTTTGCTGGGATATTTAAGTGCCACATCTTTTTCCATAACGAAGCTCTTATGTCTCCAACAGATGATTCTCCCTGCTATTTCCTTCAAGGATTTTTCTAGCAACATAGTATGCACTTTTCACTGTAAAAGTTCCATTTTTATTACCCACCCAAATTAATTGATCCTCCTGTGCATGATAGTTGATTGGTATGTTTAAGATTGTCTCAACTtcaaaaggcaagaaaattatttctAACTTGTCTCTTCTCCATCTCTTTGTATCATGGTCAATCAATGCTGAAACCAATCACCAAAGTCTTTTTTATGGGGAGATAACCTTGTATGTGGTTGGGGTCGGTAGccatttatcaaaaataaaatattaaaagaaaaaaagtgaaaataaagggtatccaaaagtaaaaaagattAACTAGGTGGATGTGGTGAACATAAAACGTGGAAGGGTAGATTGGAAGCTTCTAAGAAGGTGCTTCCTttaaaattaccattaattcttttatttaaaaaaaataccattacttcaatttattaattcttttcaatatttcatttgataatcaattttaaaatttagtttagCAATAAAATAAGTCccataaaaaacaataataataggGAATAaccttataataataataataataacaacaacaacaacaatgacgACAACAACTAGCCTTTGAGCACGTGCTCATGCGTGTGCTCAgaagctcttctatttttttgggtaaaggttaataatttgcatctattataatatagaaatatatttttttaaaattttcaaacaaataaaaatgataaacttttgAGATAAACAGtaactataatttcttttttgaacgtgaaggaaaaaaaatcctaaattttaggagttctctttttgaattcaaaatataatttatatctattataatttagatttttttttaatttttcaaacaaataaaaatgataaacttttgaaataagtagtaactataatttctttttttttgaacgtgaaggaaaaaaaatcctaaattttagggtttctctttttgaattcaaaatgaaattttttatttgacatttatgactcTATTTCTAAATGAAATTACCCTTCgttaatgagggtatttttgaatCACAAAAAAGTCTAGTTGAAAGAGGATAATcctcttatataataataataataataataataataataataataataataataataataataataatatattctatTCATAATTTTGAAACAATGCAAAGCACACATGAGTACCGTAATATTTTGTTTCAGTAGCCAATCTAAAACAGTATCCAAAATAGAATTCAAAACCTTGATATGGATgcttatttggaattttttttgccTATACTACGCCCCCCCTAGCTTGAAACCCTAGGTCCATCCTTGGTTTAAAGTCTTTGGTATATAAGTTGAACATCATTATTGTAATATTTgagtttattaataataatccAACTAAGAATGGCATGAGAGTAATACACTTTATATCATTTCAATTTCAATCATGTACTTTTATTAAGAAGGGCAcagtaataatttattatatatcatTCCAATTTTCAATCCTCTCTACTAAGCACACAtgatataaaatactttttttaatcCTCACAACATTTTCCATACTCCCAATCAAATAGAGCAAAGGTAGGTTATGAGTTACGCTATAAAAATTTCATCTACCTCTCTTATTCTCTttactcaccaaaaaaaaaaaaaaaaaaaaaaggggggctATAGTAAAGTCTTGGAATACATTAATTACTTGTGTTTTAGAAGACTTCTTGTCATTGTTTGCAAATTATAGATTAAACAATTTTTGTCCTGCCATAAATAGCGTACACTCATATAATTGTCAAATTTATTacagttgagaaaaaaaaagggtgaaaaaCAAACTCGTGGAGGCACATTAAGGGCTTGTTTTGTTTGAGCAAAAAAGGGGTGTATGTTgtattcattttcaattttttgtggaACCAACtactaaaaaacttaaattttcacTTTTAGTATCCAAAAAAATAGGATTCAAATATTGAATACAACTTTTTgatgttttcattttcttgaaaatgaataaaatgacattttcattaaaaaaaaaaaaatcaaatctgtgaGTCCCATTATTATTGACTtgtcacataaaaaaaaaacacacactctctctctctgctcctctcatctctctctcgtctctcctctctcttctctctctctctcatcttcttcttctctctctctctctctctctctctctctctctctctgttggtGGTTGTCAAGAAAAAAAGTGAAGGGAAGACAAAGTAGAAAATGatgccaaataaaaaatagatgggAACAAAAAATAAGTACAAGATTTGAGTATAGAAAATGagtattgaaaatgaaaatggaaatggaaaataaatacaaCCTCAATAcaaaccaaacagaccctaaatgcatctttctttgtttctttcttttttcccgAGTAAGAAATTTgcataaaaacacaaaataggaAACAAAATACAAAGAGGATCGAACCCCATCTCTAACATGTTCTCAAATCGGGAACAAAAGAGATGGGTGTGTTTCCCTCTTTACAATTTAAAAGGGCCCATTTGACTAAAATATGGGCAACAAAGCTAGAGGCTGTTTGGTTAGCTAAaaaaattagtgttttttttgtttttattttcaattttcagtggGGTCCATTGCAAAAAAACATATTTGGCTTAAGAATTTGTActtagttttcattttcagtatcttaaaatttagatttgaataaaaaaaatgaagacacattttcaacattttcattttcatagaAAACGAATACAGTGGAAATTCTGTAAATATTGTAAAAACGCAAAGAGTCTTACCTGACTAATGTGAGTATGTGTAAGTGGCAaaagtaacttaaaaaaaaaaatgctaaaccCGGTATGATGTATTTTATATCCAAATTGCGTATTCAAAATAACTTACCAAACACTCTCAAATGTAAAAATAgtcatattttctatattcaattttaaaatttgaaaacacaaaagagaaaatgaaaagtgaatACACCACTTTTTAGAACCAATTTTGTCTCATCAATAATATGTTTAATCGCCCAATGAGAAGATGACCTAACGTTCTATAGGGGAAGAACTACATTCAAAGCGTCTCCTTCACAAATTATGCGTTTGCACCTGAACTCCGCTGCCCTTGTTGTTGTTAGCCTAGTTGCTTTAGCTTATGCTTTTTGCTGGTCTTGGTCTTATGTCAACTATGTCCTTACAAAAGtaattatttcttcatttcttgtgtTCTACCGATCACTACTAAGCAAGCTTTCTCCTTATTGATGGTTGCATCAAAGTTTACTTTCTGGATTCCAATAAATACTTCTAGATATCTCCTCACCTGCAAACTCCTATGACAATAGTTTGACATTGCATGTTTTGCTAATTTCACTACTTAAGAGCATAGGATCATGAACTTCCCTGTCATTTTTCCTCAAGATGTGATTTCTTTTCATCCAAATT encodes:
- the LOC115990679 gene encoding uncharacterized protein LOC115990679, translated to MLNLSKSGVQVEPIYPFCKDDVESVEHAIFKCDIASGVWKMWEDCPISLMDINRDVSDLAIEIFHQGTQRDLEKFFGVAWRIWLNRNQVIYEEHGVPEAHIWGFAVRMIDDYKDVNGLEAKHKVNKKQQWEPPLEGFYYINMDGAIPLTNGQFGVGMII